The genomic segment TCGCCATCATCGCCATCCTGATCGGGCTCCTGTTGCCCGCCGTTCAGAAGGTGCGCGAGGCCGCGGCGCGGATGAAGTGTCAGAACAACCTCAAGCAGATCGGTCTGGCGCTTCACAACTTCGAGAGCGCCAACGACGGCTTCCCGATGGCCCCGTACAACCCGGCCTTCACCTGGATGCGGAGCTACCCCTACACCCAACCACACGGGTGGACCGTGGAAGTGCTACCGTTTATCGAACAGTCGAACGTGCAAACGCAGTACAATTACAACGTGGCTTGGAGCGCGGCCGGCAACGCCGCCATCATCACCACCGTGATCCCGATCTTCGTCTGCCCGTCCGCCCCCGGTGGGTCCGATCCGAACGCCCGCGGCATCCCGAACAACCGCGGCCCGCTCGACTACATCCCGTTCTTCTCGGTCGATACGGCCAACACGTACATCAGCCCGGTGCCGGCAGCGGACCAGACCGGCGAAGGGATCCTCGGCCGCGGCGTGCACCGCCGGATCGCCGAGGTCACGGACGGGCTCTCGAACACCCTGCTGATCGCCGAAGATGCAGGGCGGAACAAGGCGTACGTCAACGGCAAGCTCTACACCGGCACCCTTCCGAGTTTGTTCGACGAGGGCGGCGCCTGGGCCAACTGCTGCCTCGGCGGATCGGTGGACTACCTGCGCGGCTGGAACCTCACGACCAACACCTATTACGGCCCGTGCGCGGTGAACTGCACGAACGCGGGCGAGGTGTACGCGTTCCACACCGGCGGCGCGAACATCCTGTACGGCGACGGCTCCGTCCGCTTCCTGAACCAATCGACCGACATCAACACCCTCGTGTGGATCTTCACCCGGGCCGGCGGGGAGGTCGTCCCCAACCCGTGATCCCGGCTCCCCCGACAGCATTCGACACGCGGAGGACTTTTCGTGCGTAGTATTCGGGTCATAACATCAAAATCCGGACCGGTACTCCTGGCGGCGCTTCTGAGTGGGTGCGGGCTCGGGAACACGGGGGCCACGCCCACGCGCGGGCAAGTGCACACCGGTAGCGCGCCGGCCGAAGGCGTACAGGTCACGCTCGTCCCGATCGACGGGAAGGACGAGCCGGCCTCGCGCCCATCAGGTGTCGTCGGCGCCGACGGCACGTTTACGCTCTCCACCTACGACCCGGCGACCCGAAAGAGCCACGAGGGCGCGCCGCCGGGCAAGTACGCGGTCCTCGTGACCTGGTACCCCCCGGCCGGGCTCGGCAGTTCTCGTGACGGTACGCCGAGGGCGGACCGCCTCGGCGGCCGGTACAAGGACGCGGCCACGTCACCGTTCCGGGTCGAGGTCACGGACGCGCCCACCGAACTGGCCCCGATCCAGGTAACGGAGGTGGGCTCCACCGCGAATGCGAAATCTCCGTTCAATCGCCGGTAGCCGAAGTGGACGAGTTCGAACTTCCCGCGCCCCATCCGGGGCAATCGCCCGGAGGAGATCATGATTCAGGTCCACTGGCAGGATCAACTACTCGACGTCCGCCGGCTGGTGTTCCGGCGCGGGTTCGCGCCGGCGTTCGACGCGGTTCTGGACCGGGTCGCGGGGCTGTTCCACCTGGACGTGGCCGACGACCGCGCCGAACCGCTGCCGGGCGACTTCTGGATCGGCTGCCACCCCCGCGGTGGGTGGGGCAATGCCGACCCGAACCTGACCGGGTGGGCGAGCATCATCGACGCCCCGGCCGCCGTTAGCGTTCTGCGGCGCACGGCAGCCCGGGCTGCGCCGTCGGCCCCGCAAACGGTTCCCCACACTCCGACTTTGGCTGTGGCATTTGGCTAACCCGCGCACACGCACCATCCGACCCAGGACGAAAGTGCTATGAGTCCCAGACCCCTTGCGGCGTTCGCACTCCTGCTGTTCGCATCGGCGGCATCGAGCCAGCCGACGACCCCGCCCGCGCCCGATCCGACGAAGGTGGAGTTCTTCGAGAAGAAGGTCCGGCCGATTCTGGCGGACCACTGTTACAGTTGCCACTCGGCCGACACCAAGCCGGCGGGCAATCTGCGCGTGGACGACCGCAACGGTCTGCTCACGGGCGGGAACAAGGGGCCGGCCGTGGTGCCGGGCGACCCGGGGAAGAGCCTGCTCATCACCCGTGTCGTTCAGAAGGACGAGAAGCGGCGGATGCCCCTGGAAGGCCAGCACCTCAGCGACGAGCAGGTGAGCGTGCTCCGGCAGTGGATCAAGGACGGGGCCGCGTGGCCGGCGGTCCGCGTGCCGGCGTCGCTCGGGAAGCCGAAACCCGAGTACGAGAAGCTCAAAAAGGAACACTGGGCGTGGCAGCCCCTCACCCGGCCCACAGTGCCCGCAGTCAACGGCGCGGCGTGGGCGCGGGGTGATGTGGATCGCTTCCTACTCGCCAAACTGGAAGCGAAGGGCCTCAAGCCGGTCGGGGACGCGGACAAGGTGACGCTGCTCCGCCGCGTCACGTTCGACCTCACCGGTCTGCCGCCGACGCCCCAGGAGATCGACGCGTTCGTTGCGGACCCATCGCCGAAAGCCTTCGAGACGGTTGTTGATCGCTTACTCGCGTCGCCCGCGTTCGGCGAGCGCTGGGGCCGCCACTGGCTCGACGTCGCGCGGTACGGCGAGAGCACCGGGCCGAGCCGCAACATCCCGTACCCGCACGCGTGGAAGTACCGCGACTACGTCATCGACGCGGTGAACTTCGACGTGCCGTTCGACCGCTTCGTCCGCGAACAGATCGCCGGGGACCTGCTCCCGGCCTACTCGGCCGCGGAGCGCGACCGGCTGCTGACCGCGACCGGGTTCCTCGCGCTGGGCGTGAAGGACGTGAACCAGCGGTTCAAGGTCCGCTTCGTCATGGACAACGTGGACGAGCAGATCGACGCCGTGACACGGTCGGTGCTCGGACTCACTGTGAGCTGTGCCCGCTGCCACGATCACAAGTTCGACCCCGTTCCGACCACCGACTACTACGCGCTCGCCGGCATCTTCACCAGCACCGACAACGCGGCCGGCGTGCGGAACAAGATGGGCGGCGGCGGGCTGGACTATTACGACCCGGCGATGCTGGTGAAGCTGACGCGGGAAATGACCCCGGTCGATCCGGCCAAACTCGAGAAGCTGAAGGCCGAGTTGGAGGACGCCAAGAAGGCGTGGGACGCGATCCGCGGCACGCCGGAGGGTCTGAAACTCGCCGCCAACGGCTTCCCGACCCAGCGCCCGTTCCGGCTCAAGTACGAAGCGGCGCTCGCGAACTTCAACGCACTCGCCGACCCGGGCGAGCGGGGGTTGGCGGTCCACGGGGTCCGCGACGCACAGACCGTTGCGGATACCGAAGTGCGGGTCCGTGGTGAAGCCGAAAAGCTCGGCCCGGTCGTCCCCCGCGGGTTCCTTACGGCCTTTGAGGTGCCCGGTACGGCGAAGGTGAATCCGAAGCAGAGCGGCCGGCTGGAACTCGCCGACTGGCTCGCCAGCAAACAGAATCCGCTCACGAGCCGCGTGTTCGTGAACCGCGTGTGGCAGCACCTGTTCGGCACCGGGATCGTGAACACGGTCGACAACTTCGGCGTCACGGGCGGCGCGCCGTCGCACCCGGAGTTGCTCGACTACCTTGCCGATCGGTTCGTCTCGGACGGACAGAGCCTCAAGACCCTGGTGCGGCAACTCGTCCTGACGCGGGCTTATCAGTTGGGATCGGAATCGACCGAGGCGCACCGGACCGCGGACCCGGCGAACCGGCTCGTCTGGCGCCACAGCCCGCGCCGCCTCTCGGCCGAGGAGATCCGCGACGCCACGCTCGCGGCGGCCGGCACGCTCGACCGCAAGCGGCCCGGTCCGTCGCCCGCAACTCTCCTCAAGATGATCGAGATGCGGGACAACGGTCCCGAGGCGAAGACGATCAACGAGAAGGCCGACGCGACCACGCACCGTAGCGTTTACCTGCCGTTGCTCCGCGGGGTCACGCCACACGCACTAGAGGCGTTCGACCCGGTGGACCAGACGCTCGTGAGCGGTTCCCGCGACACGACCACGGTCCCGAGCCAGGCGCTGTTTCTCCTCAACTCGTCGTTCGCCCGAAAGCAGGCACTGGCCTTCGCGGAGCGCGTGCTGAAGGACCCGGACACAAGTGACCCCGACCGCGTCCGGGCGATCTACCGCCTCGCGCTCGGCCGCACGCCGACCGAGAAGGAGATCGACCGGGCGCGGGCGTTCATCGGGGAGTACGAATCGGCGTATCGGGCTCACCCGCCGAAGTCGCCGACCCAGGCCCCGAAGGTCGCCGACGCACCGAAAGCGACCGCGCCGCCGATCAACCCGGACGAAATTGACCAATCGGGTGAAGTGGTCGTTGAGGACGTGGTGCGCCCGAAGGACGCGAAAACCGCGGCGTGGCTCGCGTTCGCGCAAGCCGTGATCGGTAGCGCGGAGTTCCGGTACGTGAAGTGACGCGACGACTCCACCAGCCGGGGGCTCGCTTCAACAAACGAAGGGTGCGAGCCCCCGGTTTCAACAATCACCCCCGAACACAGGCTTTCCAATGACCCAGTTGCCATTCGCTCCCTACTCGCGCCGTCAGGCCCTGAAGTCCGCCGGGGCCGGGTTCGGCTACCTCGCTCTCGCCGGCCTGCTCGGTGAGCAGGCGCGTGGCGCGGAGAAGGCCGCACCCCAGCCGCTCGCGCCCCGCGCGCCGCACTTCGCGGCGAAGGCCAAGCGCCTGATCTTCGTTCACATGAACGGGGCGATGTCGCAGCACGACACCTTCGAGTACAAAGCACAACTCTTTAAGGACGCGGGCAAGCCCGGTCCGGGCGGCGGCATCCTGACCGCCCCCAAGTTCAAGTTCAGCCAGCACGGTGACACCGGCTCGTGGTTCTCGGACCTCCTGCCGAATCTCGCGAAGCACGCCGACAAGCTGTGCTGGCTCCGCGGCCTGTACACCGACACCCCCGCGCACCCGCAAGCGGTGGTTCAACTCCACACCGGTAGTGCCAACGCCGCACTCACGCGCCCGAGCATGGGCGCATGGCTCCTGTACGGGCTCGGGACCGAGAACCAGGATTTACCCGGGTACGTCACCATCAACCCGCCGCCGAACTTCGGGGGCGCGGTGAACTACGGGAGCGCGTTCCTCCCGGCCCACTTCCAGGGCACGCGCATTAACGACCAGGGCTACCTGCCGAACCTGAAGGCCACCACGGCGTCCGACCTCCAGCGCAAGCAGCTCGACCTGATCCAGGAGATGAACCGCGACCTCGCCGCCGCGCCCGGCGCGCCGGACGCGGTGGACGGCGTGATCGAGTCGTTCGAGCTGGCGTTCAAGATGCAGGGCAAGGTGCCCGAGCTGCTGGACATCTCAAAAGAACCGAAAAAGGTACTGGAAGCCTACGGCGTGAAGGACGGCCCCGCGGGTGCGTTCGCCCGGCAGTGCGTGATGGCCCGTCGATTGAGCGAAGCCGGTGTGCGCTTCGTGGAGATCTGCCAGCCGGGCTGGGACCACCACTCGAACCTGCACAAGGGCCTCATCGACCGCTGCGGCTCGGTCGATCAGCCAACCTCCGCGCTGCTCGCAGATCTGGAAGCTCGGGGGCTCCTCGACGACACGCTCGTGCTGTTCGGGAGCGAGTTCGGCCGCCTGCCGACCGCCCAGGGGCCGGACGGGCGCGACCACAACATCACCGGGTACCCGATGTTCCTGACCGGTGCCGGCGTGAAGAAGGGCTTCAGCTACGGCGCGACTGACGAGTACGGCATCAAAGCCGTGGACGGGCGGATGCACTCCACCGACCTGCACGCGACGCTCCTCGCCCTGATGGGGCTCGACCACGAGAAGCTGACATACAAGTACGCCGGTCGCGATTTCCGCCTGACCGACGTGAAGGGGAGCGTGGTGAAGGAGATTTTCGCCTGATGTACGGATCGCGTTACGGACAGGTCGGGTCAGACTCGGGCACGCGTTTTCCTGACGAAAAGGGCCGAGCGTTGGATTCGGGAAAGTAGGCGACTCGCTCCGCGAGTCGCGCCCGGCCGTTTGGAGTCGCGGGCTGGCATCAGCGCGCGGGGCGCGTCAGCGACAATGTAGCGGAGTCGCGTCCTCCGATTTGGATTTGGTGGTCGGTGTCACTCGCGGAGCGAGTGACCGACTTTCTGGGGCTGCGGCTCAACCGGTTCCGGACTGTCCGGTAGCGCCAAGTCACTTCGTGCGGTTGATCCTCACGTCGCCAACGAACGGGCTCACCGGTCCGAACGAGCAGTCCGGGAACTGGACGGATACATGGACCCGGTCGCCGATCGTGCCCTTCGGCACCTCAATGGTCCCGGAGAAATGATCGTCGCAGCACCGCTCGTCCAACGTGACGCGCTTCACGATCGGTTCGTCACCCGCACGGGCCGGTTGGAACGTGAACTCCGCAATGGGGTTCCGATTCTTGGCCAGATCCCGGTAGAAGAACGAGACGAAGCTCCCGGCCCCGACGCCGGGGGTGCCCACCTGGACCCGGAACTCGCTGGCCTTCTCCGCATCCAGCGTCGTGGGAAGGATGATCGACGGTCGGATGGTGATGACCGGGCTGCTGAAATGCAGGACACGGGCGTCCTCTGGTTTGTCGGTGAACCGCAAGTCCTCCGGACCCACCTTCTGAGTCGGATGGCCGTCGCGGGTCACGATCAGGATCGCCGCGGGTTGGGAGGGGCCGACAGTGAGGGTACTCACCAGAAGTGCGAACTTCTTCTCCTGCTTCGCGGGTCCGATGTCGGTCACAGAAAACACGTAACTCTTCGACGGTACGCTCAGGGCCGGGTCGGCCGTGATGGCACCGTCATCGGTCAGGTCGCCGTCGCCGTTGCGGTCCACGTAGAGCTTGGAGCCGTCCAGTATCACCCACACACGATGTTCCGCTTCGGGGCCGAACGCCAACAGGCAGTAGCCCGGCTTCTCGGATTCGAGCGTGGGCAACTTCGTGATGGCCCGGTCGATCTTGACGAGTTTCTCCGCGACGAGCGGGTCGGCGGGCGCTTTCGCCTGTTCCCCCGCGCGAGTGAACGAGAGGGAGTTGGTCGTGAGTGGGTTCACGAGCGTGAACCCGTTCCCGTCGGCGTTGGGGGTGTACTTCCACACGCGGGGCTTTTTGTCGTCCTCGGTGAGTGGCACAATGTCTTCACCACTCCACTTCTCCAACATTTCCTCTTTCAGTTCCCCTTGCGGGGTAAATTCGTACTTCATCCTCACGCTGATTGTGGCTGGAACCGTAAGGGACGGTGAGGTCACAGAGATATCCCACCGGGTGTGCCTGTCGTCGAGGAACTTGACTCGAAATTCCCGGCGCGACTTGCCATCCGCGGAGACGATGGCGGCCGTCCACGTGCCTTCCAGTTTTGGCGGGGCTTTGCCCGCTTTCGGATCGGGCTCGGACAGCTTGGTGAACGCGTCTGACCGGACCCCGCCGGCCGGCGGCTGCCGCCACGACGCGGAGACGGCGATCCAACCCACGATCAGCAGCCCGGCGGCAAGAGCGGCGAGGCTCCAGAATTTGAGTTTCGGCATAACCGATGTCACTCCGTGTGTGAGGCTCTTCATTGCGTCCGGTAACGGCTCGGACCCGAGCGCATGTTGCCGGATGGAACGGGCGGTTGCAGCGGGCAGTGGTGATGTCGTGAGGACCGTTCCGACGAACCCGATCGCGAGCGGGAACCCGCGGCGCCGGAGTTCCTTCTGGAACCGCTCCTTGCCCCGATCCAGGCGCCCACGAAACGTTGTTGCACTCAATCCCAGCTCGGCCGCCGCTTCGTCGCGCGTGAGGCCGTGGAGGTAGCACAGAACCAGCGGCTGGCGCAGCTTCTCGGGGAGCGCCAGCAGCGCCTCGTCGATTGCCCGCATCCCGTCTTGAAGGGTGGGTTCGACGGCCGGTTCCGGTGCCGGCTCGAGCGCGGGCCGCTTCGCCCGGCGCGCGAGCGCTTTGCGACACACCCGCACTGCAACACCGTGCAGCCAGGCCGCCAGATTCTCGGGTCGGCGGATCGAGCCGGCGTGGCGGGCCAGGACGACGAACACCGCTTGCGTCGCGTCTTCGGCGTCGTGGTGGTCGCGGAGCATCCGGCGACAGACCCCGAGGACCGTTGCCCCGTGCCGACCGACCATTGCCGCGAACGCCGACTCATCTCGCTCGGAGACGAACCGACCCAGTTGGACCGCGTCCGCCTGCGGGGTAAGCCCGGCGGCGTTCGCGGTCACCGACTGTAGCCACGGCCGCAATGACATCGGCTTTCTCCGATCGGTCTTCTGTCCCCACCCGTGTAGTGCCCGCTCCGGACGAAAAACGCACGCACCATTGCGGGTTTTCGTCCACGGGCATGGGCATGGGCATGCGCGATCGTCTGGATTCGTGCCGGTATCGGTCGGTGCCGACTCCTTCTGTAGCCGGCCTCTGTGAGGCCGGTGCTCTGCGCGTCGTGTCGCACCGGCCTCACAGAAGCCGGCTAGAGTCAGAAATCGCGACGATCCCGGATCAGATTGTTCGACGCGCTGTGCCGTGCCGCTCCCGAAGTGACTGGATCAACCACCCGAGGATGCAGCGAATGCCCGGTGACGGGAACCGGTACTCGCGAAGTCGGGCCTGGAAGAACCGCGTGAGGGTGAACGTGAACCCGTCTGCGGCCGTCCAGTGCGCCCAGTGGACCGGGATGTAGAGCACATCGCCGGGTTCCAGCACCACGTCGATCCGGGTGAGCCGCCGGGCGAGTGGGAAGCGCAGGTAATCGACTTCGGGGAAATCGACGCGGCTGCGGCGGTAATCGCGGGTGACCGGCTCGAAGTACAGGTTGCGGACGTCGTCCGGCGGGTAGAGGGTGAAGACTTTCGTCCCCATGAGCTGGAAGACCACCGCCTCCTCGTGGGCGTGAATGTGGCAGCAACTCCCGGTGTTTCGGCCGAAGAAGACGGTGTCGGAAGCTCCGGGCAGCCCGTCCAGATCGGGGGGAATCGGCACATCGCGGTACAGCACGTCCGACAGTTCCGCGAGTTCGACCGCCTCCATGTAGTGGTGCTTCCAGCTATCGGGCGAGGCCGAAATAGCCGCGAGGTAGTCGCGAACGGTCATCGGGATCTTACCGGCCAGCGTGACGCCATCGGGATAATGACTCACCGGAATGAGCGTCTCCCCGCACGCCGCGGACACAGACTCCGGAGTCCACGTCCGACACGCGGCCCAATCGCGGGCGAACCCGGGCACCACGAACGGCGTGCCGGAGCGAACGTGACGGTCGAGCGTCGAGCGGTCGCACACCGCGAGTCGATCCAGCATCATGGGCAACACATCTCTTCGATAACAGAAACGTGGCTCGGCCGATAATCGCAGCGCAACGCTCCGGGGTTATCGGCATCCGCAATCGGCGGGTGTGATTCTACCCAAGGTACTCCGTGCTCACCAACGGGCGGGAAGCGACACGTCGGAGGCCGGAATCGGCTCGGGCGCGGTGACGACGGCCAGATTCCCGGCGTAGGATGACATCCGCCTTCGGTCAGTTCTTCACCCTGAAGGGAGCCTCCGATGCGTCACGCCTTGTTCCCATTCGGACTCGTGGTGATCGCGTGTGCGTTGGTGAGCGCTCAGGAGAAGCGCGCCGAGCCGGGGACCCACGATCCGCCCAAAAACGCGAAGGCGGCCGGTGCCCGATCTGTCGCCGCTGATGGGGCACCGCCTGGAACTCCGACCAAAGCGGTCGCGCCCATCGTTCCCGGTTACGGCGCGGTCGTGCCGCTTCCGGATGCGGTCGAGGGGCCGGTCAAGGGGAGCAAGGTGGTGTTCGACGTGACGGGTGCTGCCAAGGATGCGACTGCTCCGCTACCGGGTCTCGTCCGCGCCGCGACTCTCCTCAACCTCGCCGGTGCGAGTGGGCTGAAAGCGTCCGATCTGGAGATCGTAATCGTACTTCACGGGGACGCGACCAGCGCCGCACTCGACGATGCGGCCTACAAGGACGTGACCGGGGCCGGGCACCCGCACGCCGATCTGATGAAGAAACTGAAGGGGGCCGGGGTGAAGTTCCTGGTGTGCGGACAAGCGATGGCCCGGAAGGGCTACGACCCGAAGCGCGTGCGGGCGGAGGTGACGGTCGCGGCCTCCGCCGTAACCGCCGTGGTGAATCATCAGGCGCGCGGGTTCGCGTATGTCCCGGCCCACTAATTGTGTCCGCCGTCCTCGATTGGTCGGAATTTCTTCGAAGCGGACGACCGGCGCCCGACCCTCACCGAGTTACCCGAATGCCCTCCGAAACCGAAGAACCGGACTGGGACGCCGGCGCGATGGGCTGTGGTGATCTCGTACTCGGCCTTCGCGCGCGACTGCTGCCCCTGGCGCCGGGCACGATGTTCCGACTGCGGGCGACCGATCCGGCCGCGCCCGAGGACATTCCCGCGTGGTGCCGCATGACCGGGCACGCGCTCGCGTCCGCTAACCATCCGGTTTACATCATCCGTCGCAAAGGAGCGTAGCCATGCCCGGCAAGTTCTGTGTCAGCCTGACCTGTGCCACGGACAGCCCCGACAAAGCGACCGTCGCGTTCGTCGTCGCCAACGCGGCCGTCGCGTCCGATCAGGAAACGGTCGTCTTCCTGAGTACCGAGGGCGTGCGGCTCGCGGTGCGCGGGGCGGCCGACGGCGTCGCGGAAGAGGGGTTCTCCCCGCTCAAGGATCTGATGGCCAACTTCGCCGCGGCCGGAGGGAAGATCTACGTCTGCTCGCCGTGCTTCAAGAAACGCAAGCTGGACGACACCGCACTCGTGACCGGCGCCGTGATCGTCGGCGGGGCCAAGCTGGTCGAGTTCATGAGTACCGGGTGCCCGAGCGTTTCCTATTAGGATGAGGCCGGCGGTCGAAAGCGCTCAGCTCCTGAAGCGTCCGATCCGGACCAGTTGCGTCGGACCGGCCGGGGGCGGGAGCCGCGTGAGCGAAATTAGAGCCAGCAAGCGGCCGAACGACCTCGGGGGCGTGTCGTGAGTATTATCGCTGATGCGAGCTTCGACGGCGGCACCCTGGATTGCGGAAACGGTCTGCTCCTGTTGATCCGGCGCCACATCGATCCGCTCGAACCGGGTCAGGTCCTCGAAGTGCTCTCGGCGGAACCGTCCGTAGAGGACGACTTGCCTGCCTGGGCGCGGTTGACCGGAAACGAACTCCTCTCCCGCACGCGGACCGGCGATGTGCGCGGCTACTTGATCCGCAAGGCCGGCGTGCCACTTCCCGCGGTCCCGGCGCCGCCCGCGCCGCCGGCCCCCGCGGTTCCCCCGGCGCCCGCGGTTCAACCGCTCTCGGTGATGGGCGTGGGGAGCTGGCCCCGCCCGCCGTGGCTCATTCGCGCGCTGCACGACCGGTTGGCCGGACGGCTCGCGGAGGAGGAGTTCCAGCGCGACGCCGATGACGCGGTGCGCCTGGCGATCGCGGCCCAGGAACGCGCGGGGGTGGACGTGGTGACCGACGGCGAACAGCGGCGCGACAACTACGCGAGCTTCGTCGCCACCCGGCTCGACAACTGCCAGCTCGTGCCGGTGACCGATCTGCTCCCCTACGTCACCGATCCGGACCGGTTCGCCGCGGGACTCCGGGCCCTGGACGTTCCCGCCGAGAAGGTCCGGCACCCGGCCGTTTTCGGCCCGCTCGTGCGGTCGAAGTCGCTCGCGGGTCACGAACTGGCGTTCGCCCGCACGGTCACGCGCCGACCGGTGAAGGTCGCGCTCCCGGGGCCGTACCTGCTCACCCGGACGATGTGGCTGGAGTGCGTGTCCGACAAGGCGTACCCGGACCGTGAGGCGCTCGCCCGCGATGTCGTGGCGGTCCTCCGCGCCGAGGCGCGGCACCTGCTCGATACCGGCGCGGCGCTGGTTCAGTTCGACGAACCGGTGCTGACCGAGGTGGTGTTCGCGCCGCCGACGGCCCGGCGCACGTTCATGTGTGGCGCCCTGGGCGAACGGCACGAGCCGGAACAAGAACTGGCGTTCGCGGGGGCACTGATCCGGGCCGCTGTCGCCGACCTGCCGCGCGAGCGGGTGGCGCTGCACGTGTGCCGCGGGAACTGGTCCCGCGACGAAGCGGTCGCACTCGCCGGCCCGTACACGCCTCTGGTGCCGCTGTTCGCGGGCCTGCCGATTGGCACCTTCGTCCTCGAACTGGCGACCCCGCGCGCGGGCGAACTCGCGCCGCTGTCCGACCTCCCGGCCGACTGCCGGATCGGCGTCGGGGTTGTGAATCAGAAGACGGACCGGATCGAAACGGTTGAGGAGATCGTGGCGAAGGGGGAGGCGGCCGTTCGGCTGTTCGGTCCGGAACGGGTGCTGCTCAACCCGGACTGCGGGTTCGCGACGTTCGCGGACAGCCCGGTGGCGGCGGCGGAGGTGGCCGAAGCGAAACTCGGGGCGATCGCCCG from the Frigoriglobus tundricola genome contains:
- a CDS encoding sulfurtransferase TusA family protein, coding for MSIIADASFDGGTLDCGNGLLLLIRRHIDPLEPGQVLEVLSAEPSVEDDLPAWARLTGNELLSRTRTGDVRGYLIRKAGVPLPAVPAPPAPPAPAVPPAPAVQPLSVMGVGSWPRPPWLIRALHDRLAGRLAEEEFQRDADDAVRLAIAAQERAGVDVVTDGEQRRDNYASFVATRLDNCQLVPVTDLLPYVTDPDRFAAGLRALDVPAEKVRHPAVFGPLVRSKSLAGHELAFARTVTRRPVKVALPGPYLLTRTMWLECVSDKAYPDREALARDVVAVLRAEARHLLDTGAALVQFDEPVLTEVVFAPPTARRTFMCGALGERHEPEQELAFAGALIRAAVADLPRERVALHVCRGNWSRDEAVALAGPYTPLVPLFAGLPIGTFVLELATPRAGELAPLSDLPADCRIGVGVVNQKTDRIETVEEIVAKGEAAVRLFGPERVLLNPDCGFATFADSPVAAAEVAEAKLGAIARAAGELRKRYGFAV